The Microbacterium sp. LWH7-1.2 genome window below encodes:
- a CDS encoding PfkB family carbohydrate kinase has protein sequence MPLASDARVAVCGPASWNHLILLDRLPEPVPHMQFALGDLRTLGGTSAGKGLHLADLGVDVTLHALLGADDDGRRVSAALAAAGVRVEAYPSERTERHANLMTAAGERVSLYLATPSAASVGTLDRVEGALADADIAVVDLSEVGVAIVRRRLTGAAGAPIGTDLHDYDGSAEFHEPFLRAADVVFMNDDATDDPWSLMQSCLDRGPRLAVCTLGARGAVALAASGERATVEAVPVDVVDTNGSGDAFFAGFLAASLSGEDVDGCLAAGARQAVVALSSEHLHPAVAAGRVTSGLR, from the coding sequence ATGCCCCTCGCGTCTGACGCCCGGGTCGCCGTGTGCGGACCCGCCTCGTGGAACCACCTCATCCTGCTCGACCGTCTTCCCGAGCCGGTACCGCACATGCAGTTCGCGCTCGGCGACCTGCGTACGCTCGGTGGGACGTCGGCCGGCAAGGGGCTGCACCTGGCCGACCTTGGCGTCGACGTGACGCTTCACGCGCTGCTGGGTGCCGACGACGACGGCCGCCGTGTGTCGGCGGCGCTCGCCGCGGCGGGCGTGCGGGTCGAGGCGTATCCGTCGGAGCGTACCGAGCGCCACGCCAACCTGATGACCGCGGCCGGGGAGCGCGTGAGTCTCTACCTCGCGACGCCGTCGGCGGCATCCGTCGGCACGCTCGACCGTGTCGAGGGCGCCCTCGCCGACGCGGACATCGCGGTCGTCGACCTCAGCGAGGTCGGGGTTGCGATCGTGCGGCGCCGGCTCACCGGTGCGGCGGGTGCCCCGATCGGGACCGACCTCCACGACTACGACGGCTCGGCGGAGTTCCACGAGCCGTTCCTCCGCGCCGCCGATGTCGTCTTCATGAACGACGACGCGACCGACGATCCGTGGTCGCTCATGCAGAGCTGTCTCGACCGCGGACCGCGCCTCGCCGTCTGCACCCTCGGTGCGCGGGGCGCCGTCGCACTCGCCGCGTCGGGGGAGCGCGCGACGGTCGAGGCCGTCCCGGTCGACGTCGTCGACACGAACGGTTCCGGCGACGCGTTCTTCGCGGGCTTCCTCGCCGCCTCGCTCTCGGGTGAGGATGTGGACGGATGCCTCGCCGCCGGCGCCCGTCAGGCGGTCGTGGCGCTGTCGTCCGAGCACCTGCATCCGGCGGTCGCCGCCGGCAGGGTCACCAGCGGGCTTCGGTGA
- a CDS encoding pyridoxamine 5'-phosphate oxidase family protein produces MAFDPRDVSAFVAFVRGEAQGVVATVSPSGAPEAALVGIAALDDGTLVFDTLVGSRKAENLRHDHRIAVVIGTDGSVSAQIDGFGTIVHGTLREEYGSAYNAQFPGSRALDPDFAVVVVRPAWVRVYDASKSPANVTEARW; encoded by the coding sequence ATGGCGTTCGATCCGCGTGACGTTTCGGCATTCGTGGCCTTCGTGCGCGGCGAAGCGCAGGGTGTCGTCGCGACCGTGTCGCCATCGGGAGCGCCCGAGGCGGCGCTCGTCGGGATCGCCGCGCTCGACGACGGCACGCTCGTGTTCGACACGCTGGTGGGCTCGCGCAAGGCGGAGAACCTGCGCCACGACCACCGCATCGCGGTCGTCATCGGGACGGACGGCTCCGTGTCAGCGCAGATCGACGGCTTCGGGACGATCGTGCACGGCACCCTGCGCGAGGAGTACGGCAGCGCCTACAATGCGCAGTTCCCCGGCTCGCGCGCACTCGACCCGGACTTCGCGGTCGTCGTGGTCCGCCCCGCGTGGGTGCGGGTCTACGACGCGTCGAAAAGCCCCGCGAACGTCACCGAAGCCCGCTGGTGA
- a CDS encoding LuxR C-terminal-related transcriptional regulator: MIREPRSAFVGRHRELTALQSLLDASSLVTLTGVGGAGKTRLAVRAANQFAERHGIDCWFVPLESVQDPLRVPLAVVRALKLADQSSRDPLEVVVSALRDTSAIVVFDNCEQLIDAAASFTDELLLALPQLTVLATSRRPLELDGELVYPVPPLSVEAAPKGPSEAVSLLVARAKAADVAFELGEADAEAAVELCRSLDGLPLAIELAATRLRTLSIAELANGLSSRFTLLRGRSRSAVGRQRTLRAVVDWSYDLCSPEERELWCALAVFSGPFDLAAAAAVGGYTIDDIVDPLDELVAQSVVEADRETGRFRMLETIRGYGRERAEEDGRSPTFARRHLDHFAAVAARSRVGWYGPGQAAVLARLRADRAELQSALTMAVAIDTDTALALFSDLRYHWAVGGFLPEGRGWATRVLALPGGSATHRVPALVNAAWLCLLQGDLDEAKTRLDEADGPLPDAAFTADRAATIRVEIHRWRGTHAMFSGRPLDAAGEFEASIRVAEECGHPEHALLAQFQLTTALSHLREPDAARAGRDALAYAESVGETWMRSHALWSLGLAAFVERDLDAAERFAREGILTERGFDDPVGECLMLEVLSWVDAERGLADRAAIVLGATEARWRLIGSAITVMGPQLSAHHDRCIAELRRQLGVQRYDKLLGAGGGLDPGEVVAFALESKTSVAGGLSARETQVAMRIHRGMSNRDIAGELVLSVRTVDTHVQRILGKLGFSSRAQIAAWYEATYASAPQVT; encoded by the coding sequence ATGATCAGAGAACCGCGAAGCGCGTTCGTCGGTCGCCACCGCGAGCTGACGGCCTTGCAGTCGCTGCTCGACGCCTCGTCGCTGGTCACCCTCACGGGCGTCGGCGGTGCCGGCAAGACGCGGCTCGCGGTGCGCGCGGCGAACCAGTTCGCCGAGCGCCACGGCATCGACTGCTGGTTCGTCCCGCTCGAGTCCGTGCAGGATCCGCTGCGTGTGCCCCTCGCGGTCGTGCGCGCCCTTAAGCTCGCCGATCAGTCTTCGCGCGATCCGCTCGAGGTCGTTGTCTCCGCCCTTCGCGACACCTCCGCCATCGTGGTGTTCGACAACTGCGAGCAGCTCATCGATGCGGCTGCCTCGTTCACCGACGAACTGCTGCTCGCACTCCCGCAGCTCACCGTACTCGCCACAAGCCGCCGACCTCTCGAGCTCGACGGCGAACTGGTGTACCCGGTGCCACCGCTGTCGGTAGAGGCGGCGCCGAAGGGGCCGTCCGAGGCGGTGTCGCTCCTCGTTGCCCGCGCGAAGGCCGCCGACGTCGCGTTCGAGCTCGGGGAAGCGGACGCCGAGGCCGCCGTCGAGCTGTGCCGATCCCTCGACGGGCTGCCGCTCGCGATCGAGCTCGCGGCGACGCGCCTTCGCACGCTCTCGATCGCTGAGCTCGCGAACGGCCTGTCCTCCCGCTTCACGCTGCTCCGCGGTCGCTCCCGCAGTGCCGTCGGGCGCCAGCGCACCCTCCGGGCAGTCGTCGACTGGAGCTACGATCTCTGCTCGCCCGAGGAGCGCGAGCTCTGGTGTGCCCTCGCAGTCTTCTCCGGTCCCTTCGACCTCGCGGCCGCCGCAGCGGTCGGCGGCTACACGATCGACGACATCGTCGACCCCCTCGACGAACTTGTCGCGCAGTCCGTCGTCGAGGCGGATCGCGAGACCGGGCGATTCCGCATGCTCGAGACGATCCGCGGTTACGGGCGCGAGCGCGCCGAGGAGGATGGCCGCTCGCCCACGTTTGCCCGGCGCCACCTCGACCACTTCGCCGCCGTCGCGGCGAGGTCACGGGTGGGCTGGTACGGACCCGGACAGGCTGCCGTGCTCGCTAGGCTGCGTGCCGACCGCGCTGAACTGCAGTCCGCTCTCACCATGGCCGTGGCGATCGACACCGACACCGCCCTCGCGCTGTTCTCCGACTTGCGCTACCACTGGGCGGTCGGCGGGTTCCTTCCCGAGGGACGCGGCTGGGCGACACGAGTGCTCGCGCTGCCGGGAGGCTCTGCCACCCACCGCGTCCCGGCGCTCGTCAACGCCGCCTGGCTGTGCCTGCTGCAAGGAGACCTCGACGAGGCGAAGACGCGACTCGACGAGGCGGACGGCCCGCTGCCGGACGCCGCGTTCACGGCGGATCGCGCAGCCACGATCCGCGTGGAGATCCACCGCTGGCGCGGCACGCACGCGATGTTCTCGGGCCGGCCGCTGGATGCCGCCGGCGAGTTCGAAGCATCGATCCGCGTTGCGGAGGAGTGCGGACACCCCGAGCACGCCCTCCTTGCGCAGTTCCAGCTCACCACGGCACTGAGTCACCTTCGCGAGCCCGACGCCGCTCGAGCGGGGCGGGACGCGCTCGCCTACGCCGAGTCGGTGGGCGAGACGTGGATGCGGTCACACGCGCTGTGGTCGCTCGGCCTCGCCGCGTTCGTCGAACGTGATCTGGATGCAGCGGAGCGATTCGCACGCGAGGGCATTCTGACGGAACGCGGTTTCGACGATCCCGTCGGCGAGTGCCTCATGCTCGAGGTGCTCAGCTGGGTCGACGCAGAGCGCGGCCTCGCGGACCGGGCCGCGATCGTGCTCGGCGCGACCGAGGCCCGCTGGCGTCTGATCGGGTCGGCGATCACCGTCATGGGGCCGCAGCTCTCGGCTCATCATGACCGGTGCATCGCTGAACTGCGCCGACAGCTCGGCGTCCAGCGGTACGACAAGCTCCTCGGTGCCGGCGGAGGTCTCGATCCCGGCGAGGTGGTCGCGTTCGCACTCGAGTCGAAGACGTCGGTTGCGGGCGGACTCAGCGCCCGGGAGACGCAAGTCGCGATGCGCATCCATCGCGGGATGAGCAACCGCGACATAGCCGGGGAACTCGTGCTCTCGGTGCGCACCGTCGACACGCATGTGCAGCGCATCCTCGGCAAGCTCGGCTTCTCGTCGCGCGCGCAGATCGCAGCCTGGTACGAGGCGACGTACGCCTCCGCCCCGCAGGTTACGTAG
- a CDS encoding aldehyde dehydrogenase family protein, translated as MTITDTAPTASASPTAFPPGRLFIGGKWRDALDGGRMDVIAPATGTKITDVAKATTTDVDDAVAAARAAFDSGVWSGLSSRERARILQRAYTLMRKRAEELVQAESTDVGKPITFARIVDVNNAAELYEYYASLGHHLDGSVRETTGNTHVYVKKEPIGVVAAITPFNFPLILSSSKIAPALIAGNTIVHKPASDTPLSALLMAQILQEAGVPDGVFNVVTGSGAAIGDHLVTHPCVDKIAFTGSTEIGAHAAQLAGSTLKSFTAELGGNAANILFADADLNTAMQTVIAAFVFNAGQFCMAGPRLLVERPIYDIVLGVLADAVPHVPFGDITKPETVIGPLASATQLEKVAAMVDRARDAGARVVTGGERVSELDGFYYRPTVLADLDADAEAVSEEVFGPVLTVQPFDTEEEAIQLANSTRYGLASGIQTSDLAKAHRVAARLEAGITWVNGWALLDPATPFGGVKASGWGREGGPEAMASYQRSHSIVINLEQGSAQ; from the coding sequence ATGACCATCACCGATACCGCACCCACGGCATCCGCATCCCCCACTGCCTTCCCGCCCGGGCGGCTGTTCATCGGCGGAAAGTGGCGGGATGCCCTGGACGGCGGTCGCATGGACGTGATCGCACCTGCGACCGGGACGAAGATCACCGACGTCGCGAAGGCGACGACCACCGACGTCGATGACGCCGTCGCCGCCGCGCGCGCCGCCTTCGACTCGGGCGTGTGGTCGGGGCTGTCCAGCCGCGAACGGGCGCGCATCCTGCAGCGGGCGTACACCCTCATGCGCAAGCGCGCCGAAGAGCTCGTCCAGGCCGAGAGCACCGATGTCGGCAAGCCGATCACGTTCGCGCGTATCGTCGACGTCAACAACGCGGCCGAGCTGTACGAGTACTACGCGAGCCTCGGGCACCACCTCGACGGCTCGGTCCGCGAGACGACCGGCAACACGCACGTCTACGTCAAGAAGGAGCCGATCGGCGTCGTCGCGGCGATCACGCCGTTCAACTTCCCGCTAATTCTGTCGAGCTCGAAGATCGCTCCCGCCCTCATCGCCGGCAACACCATCGTGCACAAGCCCGCGAGCGACACTCCGCTGAGCGCACTGCTGATGGCGCAGATCCTCCAGGAGGCGGGCGTACCGGACGGCGTCTTCAACGTCGTCACCGGCTCGGGCGCGGCGATCGGCGATCACCTGGTCACGCATCCGTGCGTCGACAAGATCGCGTTCACCGGCTCGACCGAGATCGGCGCCCACGCGGCACAGCTCGCGGGCAGCACTCTGAAGTCGTTCACCGCAGAACTGGGCGGCAACGCCGCCAACATCCTCTTCGCCGACGCCGACCTGAACACCGCGATGCAGACCGTCATCGCCGCGTTCGTCTTCAACGCCGGACAGTTCTGCATGGCGGGGCCTCGGCTCCTCGTCGAGCGTCCGATCTACGACATCGTGCTCGGTGTCCTCGCCGACGCCGTGCCTCACGTGCCCTTCGGTGACATCACGAAGCCCGAGACGGTGATCGGTCCGCTCGCGAGCGCGACCCAGCTCGAGAAGGTCGCCGCGATGGTCGACCGGGCGAGGGATGCCGGAGCCCGCGTGGTCACCGGAGGCGAGAGGGTCTCCGAACTCGACGGGTTCTACTACCGCCCGACGGTGCTCGCCGACCTCGATGCCGACGCCGAAGCCGTGTCCGAAGAAGTGTTCGGCCCGGTCCTCACGGTGCAGCCCTTCGACACCGAGGAGGAGGCCATCCAGCTCGCAAACTCCACCCGCTACGGGCTGGCCAGCGGAATCCAGACCTCGGATCTTGCGAAAGCGCACCGGGTCGCCGCGCGGCTCGAGGCGGGCATCACCTGGGTGAACGGCTGGGCGCTGCTCGATCCCGCTACTCCCTTCGGCGGTGTCAAAGCCTCGGGCTGGGGCCGGGAGGGAGGCCCCGAGGCGATGGCCTCGTACCAGCGCTCGCACTCGATCGTGATCAACCTCGAGCAGGGGTCCGCCCAGTGA
- a CDS encoding bifunctional 4-hydroxy-2-oxoglutarate aldolase/2-dehydro-3-deoxy-phosphogluconate aldolase: MVRAAQDAGIPIFPGVATPSEVQLAVSLGLAWLKAFPATWLGSGWFRHIRGPFPQMRFVATGGPDASNVDEFLDAGVRVAAVGSALEDASQLERLAALLHARTGSAR; this comes from the coding sequence GTGGTGCGGGCGGCGCAGGATGCCGGCATCCCGATCTTCCCCGGCGTCGCAACCCCCAGCGAGGTGCAGCTCGCGGTCTCGCTCGGGCTGGCGTGGCTCAAGGCATTCCCCGCCACATGGCTCGGCAGCGGCTGGTTCAGACACATCCGCGGCCCGTTCCCGCAGATGAGGTTCGTCGCGACCGGTGGACCTGACGCGTCGAACGTCGACGAGTTCCTCGACGCGGGTGTGCGCGTCGCCGCCGTCGGCTCCGCTCTGGAGGATGCGTCCCAACTCGAGCGCCTCGCCGCGCTGCTCCACGCCCGCACGGGCTCCGCCCGATGA
- a CDS encoding NAD(P)-dependent alcohol dehydrogenase yields the protein MTAGRAAVLEAGELVISDVEFPEPGHGEVLVKLVASGLCHTDLGVIAGGIPFPAPGIIGHEGAGIVDRIGEGVTGLAPGDQVLLSFTSCGACAGCDSGHPAYCETWLPRNLLGMLRPEGSGDIMREGTPVASRFFGQSSFAQYAIADERSVVRVDAGADLAVLAPLGCGVLTGFGSMWNVLDPGESDIVAVYGAGAVGLSAVMAAAQRHPAQLIAIDLVDERLRLAVEFGATATIDAGTEDVAARLAGLTGGRGVSLSFDTTGSPKVARGALDAASVRGTVLVCGAPPPGTEIPVDIQGILPGKILRGVTMGDSDPATLIPQLIALHADGKLPLERLEKRYSLDDIARAADDMHHGVTVKPVIVF from the coding sequence GTGACCGCGGGACGCGCCGCCGTCCTCGAGGCGGGCGAGCTCGTCATCAGCGACGTGGAGTTTCCCGAACCCGGGCACGGAGAGGTGCTCGTCAAGCTCGTCGCCTCGGGCCTGTGTCACACCGATCTCGGGGTGATCGCCGGTGGGATCCCGTTCCCCGCCCCCGGGATCATCGGTCACGAGGGCGCCGGCATCGTCGACCGCATAGGCGAGGGCGTGACGGGTCTCGCGCCCGGCGACCAGGTGCTGCTCAGCTTCACCTCGTGTGGCGCGTGCGCCGGGTGCGACTCAGGCCACCCGGCCTATTGCGAGACGTGGCTGCCGCGGAATCTGCTCGGGATGCTGCGCCCCGAGGGCTCCGGAGACATCATGCGCGAGGGCACTCCCGTCGCGAGCCGCTTCTTCGGCCAATCGTCGTTCGCCCAGTACGCGATCGCCGACGAACGCTCGGTCGTCCGGGTCGACGCGGGTGCGGATCTCGCGGTGCTCGCACCGCTCGGCTGCGGGGTGCTCACCGGCTTCGGGTCGATGTGGAACGTGCTCGATCCCGGCGAGAGCGACATCGTCGCCGTCTACGGCGCAGGCGCGGTCGGGCTCTCGGCGGTGATGGCGGCCGCACAGCGTCACCCGGCCCAGCTGATCGCGATCGATCTCGTCGACGAGCGACTGCGGCTCGCCGTGGAGTTCGGCGCGACCGCGACGATAGACGCCGGCACCGAAGACGTCGCCGCGCGCCTCGCCGGACTTACCGGCGGCCGCGGCGTCAGCCTGAGCTTCGACACGACGGGCAGCCCGAAGGTCGCGCGAGGGGCGCTCGACGCAGCCTCGGTGCGCGGCACGGTGCTCGTGTGCGGGGCCCCGCCACCCGGCACTGAGATCCCCGTCGATATCCAGGGGATCCTCCCGGGCAAGATCCTGCGCGGGGTCACGATGGGCGACTCCGATCCGGCGACGCTCATCCCGCAGCTGATCGCGCTGCACGCCGATGGCAAGCTGCCGCTCGAGAGACTCGAGAAGCGCTACTCGCTCGACGACATCGCCCGCGCGGCCGACGATATGCACCACGGCGTCACCGTCAAGCCCGTCATCGTGTTCTGA
- a CDS encoding alpha/beta hydrolase → MTAQLRPRIILVHGAWVGSWEFEPLVQILRERGWEVDALDLPSTGSTESMVQDAAAITAAIDRADGPVVLVGHSYGGVPVTEAGDHPAVERIVYIAAFALDAGESVITSMGGALPGVWGISDDQLTLGRDRDERVEMIAADMPPGVPREASEQLADLFRPQSLASFSDPLSRVAWRAKPTTYVLTENDAVVAPAFQDALAVRTGGAIVRVAHGHAPFQEDPAGFADLLERVATTSSVPV, encoded by the coding sequence ATGACAGCACAGCTCCGACCCCGGATCATCCTCGTCCACGGCGCTTGGGTCGGCTCGTGGGAGTTCGAGCCGCTCGTGCAGATCCTGCGCGAGCGCGGCTGGGAGGTGGACGCGCTCGACCTTCCGTCGACGGGGAGCACCGAGAGCATGGTTCAGGATGCCGCCGCCATCACCGCCGCGATCGACCGCGCCGACGGACCCGTCGTGCTCGTCGGGCACTCCTACGGCGGCGTGCCGGTGACCGAGGCGGGCGACCATCCCGCCGTCGAACGCATCGTATACATCGCGGCGTTCGCGCTGGACGCGGGCGAGAGCGTCATCACCTCGATGGGCGGCGCCCTCCCCGGCGTGTGGGGCATCTCCGACGACCAGCTGACACTGGGCCGCGACCGGGACGAGCGCGTGGAGATGATCGCCGCCGACATGCCGCCGGGCGTTCCGCGCGAGGCATCCGAGCAGCTCGCCGACCTCTTCAGGCCGCAGTCGCTCGCCTCCTTCAGCGACCCGCTCTCGCGGGTCGCGTGGCGGGCGAAGCCGACGACCTACGTGCTCACCGAGAACGACGCGGTCGTGGCGCCCGCCTTCCAAGACGCGCTCGCCGTGCGCACCGGCGGAGCGATCGTCCGCGTCGCCCACGGCCACGCGCCGTTCCAGGAAGATCCCGCGGGCTTCGCCGACCTGCTCGAGCGGGTCGCGACCACGTCGTCGGTCCCCGTCTGA
- a CDS encoding DapH/DapD/GlmU-related protein produces the protein MTPAIAAHEYSPWDFWSEASPSEREAQLVLQQTVVAGRRDHELGEQCFLSELASIDNDSLRLGDRTYVAAGAYLTGDLRAGADCSINPYTVIRGRVTMGDGVRIGAHTSILGFNPSMESGTPVFRQPLTSQGIEIGDDVWIGSHVVILDGVRVGSHSVLAASAVVTKDVPAGAVVGGNPARFIRWRVEPDDTGIHPDAAADAAARGTEDRPESPEPREPVETPPAVLAALATQAVEREAQPARTPEPDSAPTPEHGFTTAARPGLGSAPTVVGDTVTAPPPTAEPAPTPVAGPATDDTAGLAERVAELAARARDEASVVLERAWNDDLGLFADRPGAAPSVRAQADAIEIADMLLGTAPPQSSVDTQIRRLRGWQDSATGAVAPLDADGRQQAGLGFSHEDVAYHVLSTGYALDLLGSAFPAPLTWVTAATPDRVVEFCESLPWATDAWGAGHHIDGFGTAILWTKRAGHPIPAGVEEALFGWLLLNSDPQTGMWGSATPDRGLLPVVNGFYRASRGTFAQFGVPLPHPERVIDTVLRHTRDPRWFAPGARNACNVLDVAHPLWLTRGTGYRDHEVRRLAARLLADAPATWEPGAGFAFREPTAATRGLTETEPGLQGTEMWLAILWYLADLAGISDALGYRPRGVHRPEPSTLEGIRRLRRTPDPSSGDCSRPEPGTLR, from the coding sequence ATGACTCCCGCAATCGCCGCGCACGAATACTCCCCCTGGGATTTCTGGAGCGAGGCGAGTCCGTCCGAACGCGAGGCGCAACTGGTCCTCCAGCAGACCGTCGTCGCCGGCCGCCGCGATCATGAGCTGGGCGAGCAGTGCTTCCTCTCCGAGCTCGCCTCGATCGACAACGACTCACTGCGCCTCGGCGACCGCACGTACGTCGCAGCGGGCGCCTACCTCACGGGCGACCTCCGCGCGGGCGCCGACTGCAGCATCAACCCGTACACGGTGATCCGCGGCCGCGTCACGATGGGCGACGGCGTGCGCATCGGCGCGCACACGTCGATCCTGGGTTTCAACCCCTCGATGGAGTCGGGCACGCCCGTCTTCCGTCAGCCACTCACCTCCCAGGGCATCGAGATCGGCGACGACGTCTGGATCGGCTCGCACGTCGTGATCCTCGACGGCGTCCGCGTCGGATCGCACTCGGTGCTGGCCGCCAGCGCCGTCGTCACGAAGGACGTGCCCGCCGGCGCCGTCGTCGGCGGCAACCCCGCGCGCTTCATCCGCTGGCGCGTGGAGCCCGATGACACCGGCATCCACCCGGATGCGGCGGCGGATGCTGCCGCCCGGGGCACCGAGGACCGACCGGAGTCGCCCGAGCCACGCGAGCCCGTCGAGACACCGCCTGCTGTGCTCGCCGCGCTGGCGACGCAGGCGGTCGAGCGCGAGGCGCAGCCCGCGCGCACGCCGGAGCCCGACTCTGCGCCGACCCCGGAGCACGGGTTCACAACGGCAGCGAGGCCAGGCCTCGGGTCCGCCCCCACCGTTGTCGGCGACACCGTGACCGCTCCCCCACCGACGGCCGAGCCCGCTCCCACCCCGGTGGCCGGGCCCGCGACCGACGACACGGCCGGACTGGCCGAGCGCGTCGCCGAGCTGGCCGCACGTGCGAGGGACGAGGCATCCGTCGTCCTGGAGCGCGCGTGGAACGACGACCTGGGGCTCTTCGCAGACCGCCCCGGCGCCGCCCCCAGCGTTCGGGCGCAGGCCGACGCGATCGAGATCGCGGACATGCTGCTCGGCACGGCGCCGCCGCAGTCGTCGGTCGACACGCAGATCCGCCGGCTACGGGGGTGGCAGGATTCCGCGACCGGCGCGGTCGCTCCCCTCGATGCGGACGGGCGCCAGCAGGCGGGCCTCGGGTTCTCTCACGAGGACGTCGCGTACCACGTGCTGAGCACCGGCTACGCGCTCGATCTGCTCGGGTCCGCATTTCCTGCTCCTCTCACCTGGGTCACGGCAGCGACGCCGGATCGCGTCGTCGAATTCTGCGAGAGTCTGCCGTGGGCCACCGACGCATGGGGCGCCGGGCACCACATCGACGGCTTCGGCACGGCGATTCTGTGGACGAAGCGGGCGGGGCATCCGATTCCGGCGGGTGTGGAGGAGGCGCTGTTCGGCTGGCTGCTCCTCAACTCCGACCCGCAGACGGGCATGTGGGGGTCGGCCACGCCCGACCGTGGGCTGCTCCCTGTCGTGAACGGTTTCTACCGGGCATCGCGCGGCACGTTCGCGCAGTTCGGCGTGCCGCTCCCGCACCCCGAGCGCGTGATCGACACGGTGCTGCGGCATACCCGCGACCCGCGCTGGTTCGCTCCCGGCGCGCGGAACGCGTGCAACGTGCTCGACGTGGCGCACCCGCTGTGGCTCACGCGCGGGACCGGCTACCGCGACCACGAGGTGCGAAGACTCGCCGCTCGGCTGCTGGCGGACGCGCCGGCGACCTGGGAGCCGGGTGCGGGCTTCGCATTCCGCGAGCCGACTGCTGCGACGCGCGGGCTCACCGAGACCGAGCCGGGCCTCCAGGGCACCGAGATGTGGCTCGCGATCCTGTGGTACCTCGCCGACCTCGCGGGCATCTCGGACGCCCTCGGCTACCGGCCGCGCGGCGTGCACCGGCCGGAGCCGAGCACACTCGAGGGCATTCGCAGGCTCCGGCGAACTCCAGACCCGTCCTCCGGGGACTGCTCGCGACCAGAGCCCGGAACACTGCGATAA